Proteins encoded within one genomic window of Halomonas sp. YLGW01:
- the purU gene encoding formyltetrahydrofolate deformylase — protein sequence MSHYYRLVVSCPDRVGIVARVSNFIAGQGGSITEANQHSDLTTGRFFMRYEIVADSLPLDAEGFREAFTPIADDFEMDWKLTDTRRPQRVALMVSRDSHCLVDLLYRFTAGELDCEIPCVISNHDDLRSLVEWHGIPFHHVPVDPSDKAPAFAEVERLVEEARADTVVLARYMQILPPALCERYAGRVINIHHSFLPSFAGARPYHQAFERGVKLIGATCHYVTEELDAGPIIEQDIQRVSHCHTATDLVRFGRDVEKAVLARGLRWHLQDRVLIHGNKTVVFA from the coding sequence ATGTCTCATTACTATCGCTTGGTGGTTTCCTGCCCCGATCGCGTCGGCATCGTCGCGCGCGTCTCGAATTTCATCGCCGGCCAGGGCGGCTCGATCACCGAAGCCAACCAGCACTCCGACCTGACCACGGGGCGCTTCTTCATGCGCTATGAGATCGTCGCCGATTCGCTGCCGCTGGATGCGGAGGGCTTTCGCGAGGCCTTCACGCCGATCGCCGATGACTTCGAGATGGACTGGAAGCTGACCGATACCCGCCGCCCGCAGCGGGTCGCCCTGATGGTCTCCCGGGACTCCCACTGCCTGGTCGATCTGCTGTATCGCTTCACGGCGGGCGAGCTGGACTGCGAGATTCCCTGCGTGATCTCCAATCATGACGACCTGCGCTCACTGGTGGAGTGGCATGGCATCCCGTTCCACCATGTGCCGGTGGATCCCAGCGACAAGGCCCCGGCCTTCGCCGAGGTGGAGCGCCTGGTCGAGGAAGCCCGTGCCGACACCGTGGTGCTGGCCCGTTACATGCAGATCCTGCCGCCGGCACTTTGTGAACGTTATGCCGGCCGGGTGATCAACATTCACCACAGCTTCCTGCCGTCCTTCGCCGGTGCCAGGCCCTACCATCAGGCCTTCGAGCGGGGCGTGAAGCTGATCGGCGCCACCTGCCACTACGTGACCGAGGAGCTGGATGCCGGCCCGATCATCGAGCAGGACATCCAGCGTGTCAGCCACTGCCATACCGCCACCGACCTGGTCCGCTTCGGCCGTGACGTGGAGAAGGCCGTGCTGGCCCGGGGCCTGCGCTGGCACCTGCAGGATCGCGTGCTGATTCACGGCAACAAGACCGTGGTCTTCGCCTGA